A region of Schistosoma mansoni strain Puerto Rico chromosome 1, complete genome DNA encodes the following proteins:
- a CDS encoding serine/threonine kinase — protein sequence MVTDLSEVIRNSEPPLTEEQSKCYMLMILRGVEVMHANGIMHRDLKPANLLISAEGVLKIADFGLARVFENNNERLYSHQVATRWYRAPELLYGAKKYTNSVDLWAIGCIFGELLNSSPLFPGENDIEQLWFVVRVLGTPNEDIWPEVKELPDYNKISFNLCETIPFEEVLPDASVEAVALVSKFLVYPPHQRITVSEALKDPYFTTDPLPAQLSELPVVTPHRNTLPHPQETYEVCLTTPLESILRNHELLKEGVKLLDDELRNSLDDSTGVTLM from the exons ATGGTTACGGATCTTAGTGAGGTTATTCGGAATTCGGAACCTCCTCTTACTGAAGAACAGTctaaatgttatatgttaatGATACTAAGAGGAGTTGAAGTCATGCATGCTAATGGGATTATGCACAGG GACCTCAAGCCTGCCAATCTGTTGATTAGTGCGGAGGGGGTCCTGAAAATAGCTGACTTTGGTCTTGCAAGAGTTTTCGAGAATAATAATGAGCGACTATACAGTCATCAAGTGGCTACAAG GTGGTATCGAGCACCTGAATTACTATACGGAGCTAAAAAATACACAAATAGTGTTGATTTATG GGCTATCGGTTGTATATTTGGCgaattacttaacagttctccATTGTTCCCG GGAGAAAATGATATTGAACAACTTTGGTTTGTTGTACGTGTTCTTGGGACTCCGAACGAAGACATATGGCCT gAGGTTAAAGAACTACCTGATTATAACAAGATAAGTTTTAACCTGTGCGAAACCATCCCGTTTGAAGAAGTCCTTCCAGACGCATCAGTTGAAGCCGTTGCTCTTGTTAGTAAATTCTTGGTGTACCCACCCCATCAAAGAATTACGGTATCCGAA GCATTGAAAGATCCATATTTCACTACGGATCCACTACCAGCTCAGCTTTCGGAACTCCCCGTGGTTACTCCGCATCGTAATACGCTGCCACATCCTCAAGAAACTTATGAAGTTTGTCTTACAACTCCTTTGGAGTCGATTCTTCGTAATCATGAATTACTGAAGGAAGGTGTGAAATTACTGGATGATGAATTAAGGAATTCTTTGGACGATTCAACAGGTGTTACTCTCATGTGA